Proteins encoded together in one Nostoc sp. PCC 7524 window:
- the rfbD gene encoding dTDP-4-dehydrorhamnose reductase has product MGKSILLLGSNGQVGQEIQQLLSPHHKIIPVARPTVDLTQPENLRPIIRDTQPQIIINAAAYTAVDKAETEPELATTINATAPQIIAEESQKLGSFLIHLSTDYVFDGQQSHPYQETDTTNPLNVYGKTKLAGEIAIGQTHPDHIILRTAWVYGSFGKSNFVKTMLRLGKERQEIRVVADQIGSPTWAQDIADVIAQIIPQLKPEIAGTYHYTNSGVISWYDFAVAILEESRQLGFPLTVHNIVPITTAEYPTLARRPAYPVLACRKISQIIGNYPPHWRQRLRLMLKDWLSKSSSL; this is encoded by the coding sequence ATGGGTAAATCAATCTTACTACTGGGTAGCAACGGTCAAGTAGGTCAAGAAATCCAACAACTCCTCTCACCACATCACAAAATTATCCCAGTTGCGCGCCCCACTGTAGACTTGACTCAACCCGAAAACCTGCGTCCAATTATCAGAGACACTCAACCACAAATCATTATTAACGCCGCCGCTTACACTGCTGTCGATAAAGCCGAAACCGAACCAGAACTAGCCACAACCATCAATGCTACAGCACCTCAAATTATCGCGGAAGAAAGTCAAAAACTCGGCTCGTTTTTAATTCACCTTTCTACAGATTATGTATTTGATGGTCAACAAAGTCACCCATATCAAGAAACTGATACCACTAACCCATTAAATGTTTACGGTAAAACCAAACTAGCCGGAGAAATAGCAATTGGGCAAACTCACCCTGATCACATTATTCTCCGCACAGCTTGGGTTTATGGCAGTTTTGGGAAAAGTAACTTTGTCAAAACTATGCTGCGACTGGGTAAAGAACGCCAAGAAATCCGTGTAGTCGCAGATCAAATTGGTAGTCCTACCTGGGCGCAAGATATTGCTGACGTAATCGCTCAAATCATACCCCAGCTAAAACCAGAAATTGCTGGCACTTACCACTATACCAACAGTGGTGTTATTAGCTGGTACGACTTTGCTGTTGCCATTTTGGAGGAATCCCGACAGCTAGGCTTTCCTCTCACAGTCCACAACATTGTCCCTATAACCACTGCTGAATATCCGACCTTAGCCCGTCGCCCGGCTTATCCTGTTCTGGCTTGTAGGAAAATATCACAAATTATAGGGAATTATCCACCCCATTGGCGACAAAGACTAAGACTAATGCTCAAAGACTGGCTCTCTAAATCTTCATCATTATGA
- the crtR gene encoding beta-carotene hydroxylase yields MLTLEAQQRLKVPPKEFLAPPGDFNPTMLLFLSAVVMLVLSNFGYWLWQWPHWLCFGINTLALHCSGTVIHDACHQSAHRNRLINAMLGHGSALILAFAFPVFTRVHLQHHAHVNHPKDDPDHYVSTGGPLWLIAVRFLYHEVFFFQRKLWRKYELLEWFISRLIVVTIVYISVQYHFLGYLLNFWFIPAFIVGIALGLFFDYLPHRPFVERDRWKNARVYPGKLLNILILGQNYHLIHHLWPSIPWYNYQPAYYVMKPLLDEKGCYQTSGLLQKKDFFEFVYDIFLGIRFHHDQE; encoded by the coding sequence ATGCTCACATTGGAGGCACAGCAACGACTAAAAGTCCCACCGAAGGAATTTTTAGCGCCTCCTGGTGATTTTAACCCCACAATGCTGTTATTTCTGTCAGCTGTGGTCATGTTGGTGTTGTCGAACTTTGGCTATTGGCTTTGGCAATGGCCCCATTGGTTATGTTTTGGCATCAATACTCTAGCTTTGCATTGTTCAGGGACGGTGATTCATGATGCTTGTCATCAATCTGCTCACCGTAACCGGTTAATTAATGCGATGTTGGGTCATGGTAGCGCCTTGATATTAGCTTTTGCGTTTCCTGTGTTTACGCGGGTGCATTTGCAGCATCATGCCCATGTCAATCATCCCAAAGACGACCCAGATCATTACGTCTCTACAGGTGGGCCACTCTGGTTAATTGCTGTGCGGTTTTTGTATCACGAAGTATTTTTCTTTCAACGGAAACTTTGGCGTAAGTATGAATTACTAGAGTGGTTTATTAGTCGCTTGATTGTGGTAACAATTGTCTATATTTCCGTGCAGTACCACTTTTTAGGATACCTTCTCAATTTTTGGTTTATCCCAGCTTTTATCGTGGGGATAGCACTGGGGTTATTTTTTGATTATCTGCCCCATCGTCCCTTTGTTGAGCGCGATCGCTGGAAAAATGCCCGCGTCTACCCTGGGAAACTGCTCAACATCTTGATTCTTGGTCAGAATTATCACCTAATTCATCATTTGTGGCCTTCTATCCCTTGGTATAACTATCAGCCTGCTTATTATGTGATGAAGCCATTGTTAGATGAGAAAGGCTGTTATCAAACTTCAGGTTTGTTGCAGAAAAAAGACTTTTTTGAGTTTGTTTATGACATCTTTTTAGGGATTCGATTTCATCATGATCAGGAATAA
- the rfbC gene encoding dTDP-4-dehydrorhamnose 3,5-epimerase: MNIIPTPILDVLLIEPQIFQDDRGFFFESYNYQKFTDKLGITANFVQDNHSCSNKNVLRGLHYQIIQPQGKLIRTVVGTIFDVAVDLRKSSPTFGQWVGYELSTENKQQMWIPPGFAHGFLVLSETAEVIYKTTDYYTPQGDRTILWNDPDLAIDWPLKVPPILSAKDSNGQAFKSAEVYG; the protein is encoded by the coding sequence ATGAACATCATCCCAACGCCCATCCTCGATGTTCTCCTCATCGAACCGCAAATATTTCAAGATGATCGCGGTTTTTTCTTTGAATCCTACAATTACCAAAAATTCACGGATAAACTAGGTATTACAGCTAACTTTGTTCAAGATAACCACTCTTGTTCAAACAAAAATGTCCTGCGTGGACTGCACTACCAAATCATTCAACCCCAAGGTAAACTTATTCGTACTGTCGTCGGTACTATCTTTGACGTAGCTGTAGACTTGAGAAAAAGTTCTCCCACCTTCGGACAATGGGTGGGTTATGAACTCAGTACCGAGAACAAACAGCAAATGTGGATACCTCCAGGTTTTGCTCACGGGTTTCTCGTACTTTCCGAAACAGCAGAGGTTATTTACAAAACTACAGATTACTATACGCCTCAAGGCGATCGCACTATTCTATGGAATGATCCTGATTTAGCTATAGATTGGCCTCTCAAAGTACCACCAATACTATCAGCTAAAGATAGCAACGGTCAGGCATTTAAAAGCGCAGAAGTCTATGGGTAA
- a CDS encoding Crp/Fnr family transcriptional regulator, producing the protein MFSPAYLQLNKVLQNLVEMPADEIAKLTRVFQPLTLKNGEFLVRAGEIPSQIGFVVSGILRLYYVNSAGTEFTKSFCPENHFVTAYSALVLNQPAKFFIEALEESLLLVVDYSQYVQLCAGHSCWQTIDHKLVEALFIKKEKREAELLLDDATTRYQKFLKEYPDLENRVKQYHIASYLGISPVSLSRIRKNLQQN; encoded by the coding sequence ATGTTTAGTCCTGCATATCTCCAACTTAACAAGGTTTTGCAAAATCTGGTTGAGATGCCAGCAGATGAAATCGCGAAATTAACCCGTGTCTTTCAACCACTAACCTTAAAGAATGGAGAGTTTTTAGTTCGGGCGGGTGAAATTCCCTCCCAAATTGGATTTGTGGTTTCAGGTATTTTACGTCTTTACTATGTGAATTCAGCCGGGACTGAATTCACAAAATCATTTTGTCCAGAAAATCATTTTGTTACTGCCTACAGTGCGCTAGTTTTAAATCAACCTGCCAAATTTTTTATTGAAGCTTTAGAAGAATCTTTATTGTTAGTTGTAGATTATAGTCAGTACGTGCAATTATGTGCAGGTCATTCATGCTGGCAAACTATTGATCATAAATTGGTTGAGGCGTTGTTTATTAAGAAGGAAAAACGGGAGGCGGAGTTACTTCTTGATGACGCTACCACACGATATCAAAAGTTTTTGAAAGAGTACCCCGATTTAGAAAATAGAGTTAAGCAATATCACATAGCGTCTTATCTGGGAATTTCACCTGTTTCTCTCAGCCGCATTCGTAAAAATCTTCAGCAGAATTAA
- a CDS encoding glucose-1-phosphate thymidylyltransferase, with protein MKALILSGGKGTRLRPLTYTGAKQLVPVANKPILWYGIEEMVAAGITDIGIVISPETGTEVKNQTGDGNLFGAKITYILQDEPAGLAHAVKVARPFLTDSPFIMYLGDNLIQQGDLKNFLQKFTQQQPDALILLHEVVNPTAFGVAKVDDTGRVLQLIEKPKVPPSNLALVGVYFFSPIIHDAISLIQPSNRGELEITDAIQSLIDQQKQVLACNLDGWWLDTGKKDDLLEANRIILDTYLTPSNVGEVDAKSQIIGRVQIGANSKIINCTIRGPVVIGSNCYLENCFIGPYSSIAHNTTLIDTDLEHSVILEGAKIVGINQRIIDSVIGQRAELTIAPRRPKALRFLIGDDCQIELT; from the coding sequence ATGAAAGCACTAATTCTCTCCGGCGGTAAAGGTACACGTCTGCGTCCACTCACCTATACAGGCGCAAAACAACTTGTTCCAGTTGCTAATAAACCAATTTTGTGGTACGGCATAGAGGAAATGGTCGCTGCTGGAATCACTGATATTGGTATCGTGATTAGCCCAGAAACAGGGACAGAAGTAAAAAATCAAACTGGAGATGGCAACCTTTTTGGAGCTAAAATCACATATATCTTACAAGATGAGCCGGCTGGACTAGCTCATGCTGTCAAAGTTGCCCGTCCTTTTTTGACAGATTCACCCTTTATTATGTATCTAGGTGATAACCTGATTCAACAAGGTGATTTAAAAAACTTTCTGCAAAAATTTACCCAACAACAACCAGATGCTTTAATTCTTTTACATGAGGTTGTCAATCCTACTGCCTTTGGTGTGGCTAAAGTAGATGATACGGGACGGGTATTACAATTGATTGAAAAGCCTAAAGTTCCCCCGTCAAATTTAGCATTAGTGGGTGTTTATTTCTTTTCACCTATTATTCATGATGCGATATCTCTAATTCAACCTTCAAACCGAGGTGAGTTAGAAATTACCGATGCTATTCAAAGTTTAATAGATCAGCAAAAACAAGTTTTAGCTTGTAACTTAGATGGTTGGTGGCTAGACACTGGTAAAAAAGATGATTTATTAGAAGCTAACCGGATAATTCTTGATACCTATTTGACTCCATCTAATGTAGGCGAAGTTGATGCCAAAAGTCAGATTATTGGAAGAGTCCAAATTGGTGCTAATTCTAAAATTATCAATTGTACAATTCGCGGTCCAGTGGTTATTGGCAGCAATTGTTATTTAGAAAATTGCTTCATTGGCCCTTATAGTAGCATTGCTCATAATACAACCCTGATTGATACGGATTTAGAACACAGCGTTATTTTAGAAGGTGCTAAAATTGTCGGAATTAATCAGCGTATTATTGATAGCGTCATTGGTCAACGGGCAGAATTAACCATCGCCCCCCGTCGTCCTAAAGCTTTAAGATTTTTGATTGGTGATGATTGCCAAATTGAACTGACATGA
- the pyk gene encoding pyruvate kinase: MQLRDSVRRTKIVATIGPATSSPEMLKAIIEAGATTLRLNFSHGSHADHQRNIRLIRQTAFELNQPVAILQDLQGPKIRLGKFENGSIVLAKGDRFTLTNRPVVGTQEISCVTYDYLAEEVPVGAKILLDDGRVEMVVEEINREKGDLHCRVTVAGKLSNNKGVNFPGVYLSIKAMTDKDREDLMFGLDQGVDWVALSFVRNPQDIIEIKELISSTGKQVPVVAKIEKHEAIEQMEAVLALCDGVMVARGDLGVELPAEDVPVLQKRLIATANRLGIPIITATQMLDSMVSNPRPTRAEVSDVANAILDGTDAVMLSNETAVGSYPVEAVATMARIAERIEEEEANASKLRQLRDNRRSIPNAISQAVGQIAEQLGAAAIMTLTQTGATARNVSKFRPHTPILAVTPHVNVARQLQMVWGVKPLLVLELPSTGQTFQAAINVAQEHKLLFEGDLVVMTAGTLQGVSGSTDLIKVEVVTAILGQGIGLGQGSISGRARVAHTGMDASNFNPGDILVASRTGADYVDAIRKAGGIITEDESLTSHAAVIGLRLGVPVIVGVKQATQVIRDGAILTMDLQRGIVYSGAVGTP, from the coding sequence ATGCAATTAAGAGATTCTGTACGCCGGACAAAAATTGTCGCGACAATCGGCCCCGCCACTAGCAGCCCAGAAATGCTAAAAGCAATTATTGAAGCGGGTGCAACAACGCTGCGGCTCAACTTCTCCCACGGCTCCCATGCCGACCATCAGCGTAATATTCGCTTAATTCGGCAAACTGCTTTTGAACTCAATCAGCCAGTGGCAATTCTCCAAGATTTGCAAGGGCCAAAAATTCGTTTAGGAAAGTTTGAAAACGGGTCTATAGTTTTAGCTAAAGGCGATCGCTTCACCTTGACAAATCGCCCAGTTGTCGGTACCCAAGAAATTAGCTGTGTCACCTACGATTATTTGGCAGAAGAAGTCCCTGTAGGTGCAAAAATCCTCCTCGATGATGGCCGTGTAGAAATGGTAGTGGAGGAGATCAACCGTGAGAAAGGTGATTTACATTGCCGTGTGACGGTTGCTGGTAAGTTATCTAATAATAAAGGCGTAAACTTTCCTGGGGTGTACCTTTCGATTAAAGCCATGACCGACAAAGACCGAGAGGATCTGATGTTCGGTCTAGACCAGGGTGTAGATTGGGTAGCATTGTCCTTTGTCCGCAACCCCCAAGACATCATCGAAATTAAAGAACTCATTTCCAGCACCGGTAAGCAAGTCCCAGTAGTTGCCAAGATTGAAAAACATGAAGCTATTGAACAAATGGAAGCAGTTCTAGCTTTATGCGATGGCGTAATGGTGGCGAGAGGTGACTTAGGGGTAGAACTACCAGCAGAAGATGTACCCGTACTCCAAAAACGGCTAATTGCCACAGCCAACCGTTTGGGGATTCCCATCATCACCGCTACCCAAATGCTAGACAGCATGGTGAGTAACCCCCGTCCCACTCGTGCGGAAGTGTCAGATGTAGCCAACGCCATTTTAGATGGTACAGACGCGGTGATGCTTTCCAATGAAACGGCTGTAGGTAGCTACCCTGTGGAAGCAGTGGCGACAATGGCACGTATTGCCGAACGTATAGAGGAGGAAGAAGCCAACGCCAGCAAACTACGGCAACTGCGAGATAATCGCCGTTCTATTCCCAATGCCATTAGCCAAGCTGTAGGGCAAATTGCTGAACAATTGGGAGCAGCAGCAATTATGACCTTAACCCAAACTGGGGCGACAGCTCGCAACGTGTCGAAATTCCGTCCTCACACACCCATTTTGGCAGTGACACCTCATGTCAATGTAGCGCGACAGCTACAGATGGTATGGGGAGTTAAGCCGTTGTTAGTATTAGAATTACCTTCCACTGGTCAAACCTTCCAAGCTGCGATTAATGTGGCACAGGAGCATAAATTGCTGTTTGAAGGTGATTTGGTGGTGATGACAGCCGGTACACTCCAAGGGGTTTCCGGCTCAACGGATTTAATTAAAGTTGAGGTGGTGACAGCTATACTCGGCCAGGGTATTGGACTGGGACAAGGTTCAATCAGTGGTCGTGCTAGGGTAGCTCACACCGGAATGGATGCGAGTAACTTTAACCCTGGCGATATTTTAGTTGCTTCTCGCACTGGTGCAGATTATGTGGACGCAATTCGCAAAGCTGGCGGGATTATTACAGAAGATGAAAGTTTGACGAGTCACGCAGCTGTGATTGGTTTACGCTTAGGTGTACCTGTGATTGTGGGTGTGAAGCAAGCTACCCAAGTCATTCGTGATGGGGCGATTCTCACTATGGATTTGCAACGGGGTATAGTTTACTCTGGGGCAGTGGGAACACCGTAA
- a CDS encoding glycosyltransferase family 2 protein, with amino-acid sequence MLSYSISIVICTVDRCHSLRNTLNSIAEWQSSFSELIVVHGPSQDETNDLLQEYEHLIDKVIVTASKNVSVARNLGLKEATQDIVMYLDDDVIPPQDWLETHLSFYKLYGQKCGCVAGDVRDKTKPDAPLQFSRGVNSLLSESKPILSEDTATKYLSSPYWFSAVMGANASYRRDALLKIGGFDEFFEYFLEETDVCLRLIQSGYKVYYTENTVDHYPAQSHNRQDQKHLTCWYSLGKNTTYFALKHAFHKIPFPILITRLYLLLNYRCFLRIIRLKFIYNLSNKLILKYLQESIEGIRVGWTAGFALHKVNSN; translated from the coding sequence GTGTTATCTTATTCTATCTCTATTGTTATCTGTACTGTTGATAGATGTCATTCTTTACGCAATACTTTAAATTCTATTGCTGAATGGCAATCCTCTTTCTCAGAATTAATTGTTGTTCATGGACCTTCGCAAGATGAAACTAACGATTTACTGCAAGAATATGAACATTTAATTGATAAAGTTATCGTTACTGCTAGCAAAAATGTTAGTGTAGCTAGGAATTTAGGCTTAAAAGAGGCAACTCAAGATATTGTTATGTATCTTGATGATGATGTTATACCACCTCAAGATTGGCTAGAAACACATTTAAGTTTTTACAAATTATATGGTCAAAAGTGTGGCTGTGTCGCAGGGGATGTTAGGGATAAAACTAAACCTGATGCACCTTTACAATTTTCTAGAGGAGTTAACAGTTTACTTAGTGAATCTAAGCCGATTTTATCTGAGGATACTGCTACAAAATATTTATCTAGTCCGTATTGGTTCAGTGCAGTCATGGGAGCAAATGCATCTTATAGAAGAGATGCTTTATTAAAGATTGGTGGATTTGATGAATTTTTTGAATATTTTTTAGAAGAAACTGATGTTTGTCTAAGACTTATTCAATCAGGATATAAAGTTTATTATACAGAAAATACTGTAGATCATTATCCTGCACAAAGCCATAATCGCCAAGACCAAAAACATCTTACTTGTTGGTATTCACTGGGCAAGAATACTACTTATTTTGCCTTAAAACACGCTTTCCACAAAATTCCATTTCCTATTTTAATTACACGTCTTTATCTACTACTAAATTATCGTTGCTTTTTAAGAATTATACGCCTCAAATTTATTTATAATCTTTCTAATAAGCTTATATTAAAGTATTTGCAGGAGTCTATAGAAGGTATTCGTGTAGGCTGGACTGCTGGTTTTGCTTTGCATAAAGTAAATAGCAACTAA
- a CDS encoding glycosyltransferase produces the protein MKIFLIASECPPIPGGIATYVQNVTTMFADAGHEMTVFARNNQGGIEQRGNLKFIKIPPKDVHLIASTNISPLSEKHPAFPYNVMGYWAALSYQLAEEVISYIRSHGKPDVIESEDFSGIAYFLIQRKLLGSPELQGVPIVLTLHSCQYMLYPADKMPSYQLSDYWVGRMEKFCTLAADGIIAPTHYIAKQATDALGTDLDIDIIPLPAPKTLLDETQYPKSNPTPRDIVYFGRLEVRKGVIPLFEACSHLWDAGIDFKLTAIGGDTWYHLQGCHVKEYLRDKYSAYINNGRLIISPPLKQTELYERISKAWCVVIPSLWENFPNTCLESMLLGKLILASSDVGHVEMLQHSDRQGGFIFDWKQPEDFGIKLQHILNLSIAENLEIGQKARALISDISGYKNVLNQRVQHFEKVIKASYIKDKNIFPSLNYPPHGKVAYPKFLSVEDREKGIVSVCIPFYNHGAYIRDTLNSVYASDYSNLEVIIFNDGSTDSSSLKVLAEVEKEYSDLTVIHSHNQGVATARNKMAEIARGEYIAFLDSDDKISPSFYSQAVKVLNQYENVGFVASWIKEFGDSQKVWVAWNTEFPYLLCHNTLGVCTVVRKGAYIASGGMKPLLAENLEDYECWISICEQGWLGVVIPDLHYFYRIRSDSRLRNSNRDQLLYLYEVIAALHPNLYREYGEEIYHLLNQNGASWLWDNPSMKVGGVNTDMTGMEILSLVVNKLKRVYGDGGLSLISNRLLRVTKSWLFSKISDQK, from the coding sequence ATGAAAATATTTTTAATTGCTAGTGAATGTCCCCCAATACCAGGTGGCATAGCTACGTATGTACAAAATGTTACAACAATGTTTGCTGATGCAGGGCATGAAATGACTGTATTTGCTCGTAATAATCAAGGTGGTATCGAGCAACGAGGAAATCTGAAATTTATTAAAATACCTCCAAAAGATGTTCACTTAATAGCCTCTACAAATATATCCCCACTTTCAGAAAAGCATCCTGCTTTTCCATACAATGTTATGGGTTATTGGGCTGCACTGAGTTATCAGTTAGCAGAGGAAGTCATTAGTTACATTCGTAGTCATGGGAAACCAGATGTTATTGAGAGTGAAGACTTCAGCGGTATTGCATATTTCCTAATTCAGAGAAAATTATTAGGTAGCCCTGAATTACAAGGAGTACCAATCGTATTAACATTGCACAGTTGCCAATATATGCTATACCCAGCAGATAAGATGCCTAGCTATCAACTATCTGACTATTGGGTAGGACGTATGGAAAAATTCTGCACTTTAGCTGCTGATGGTATTATTGCCCCAACTCACTACATCGCAAAACAAGCAACAGATGCTTTGGGTACTGATTTAGATATTGACATTATTCCATTACCAGCACCGAAAACTTTATTAGATGAAACTCAATACCCTAAATCAAATCCTACACCTAGAGATATTGTTTATTTTGGCAGATTAGAAGTAAGAAAAGGTGTCATACCTTTATTTGAAGCTTGTAGTCATTTATGGGATGCTGGTATTGATTTTAAATTAACAGCTATTGGTGGCGACACTTGGTATCACTTACAGGGTTGCCATGTCAAAGAATATCTTAGGGATAAATATTCCGCATATATAAATAATGGTCGCTTAATTATCTCGCCTCCCCTCAAACAAACTGAACTTTATGAACGGATATCTAAAGCATGGTGTGTAGTTATTCCTTCACTGTGGGAAAATTTTCCTAACACTTGCCTAGAGTCCATGCTGCTAGGAAAACTTATACTAGCATCTTCTGATGTTGGTCATGTAGAGATGCTTCAACATTCAGACAGACAAGGTGGGTTTATTTTTGATTGGAAACAGCCAGAAGATTTTGGCATAAAATTACAACATATTTTAAATTTATCTATTGCAGAAAATTTAGAAATTGGGCAAAAAGCTCGTGCTTTAATAAGTGACATTTCTGGATATAAGAATGTATTAAATCAACGGGTTCAACACTTTGAAAAAGTTATTAAAGCTTCTTATATTAAAGATAAAAATATTTTTCCTTCGTTAAATTATCCTCCACATGGAAAGGTAGCTTATCCCAAATTTCTGTCTGTGGAAGATAGAGAAAAAGGTATAGTATCTGTTTGTATACCTTTTTATAATCACGGCGCATATATTAGAGATACGTTAAATTCTGTATATGCGTCTGATTATTCTAACTTAGAAGTAATCATTTTCAATGATGGTAGTACAGATAGCTCTAGTCTCAAGGTACTAGCTGAAGTTGAAAAAGAGTATAGCGATCTCACAGTTATTCATAGCCATAATCAAGGTGTCGCCACGGCAAGAAATAAAATGGCCGAAATAGCTAGGGGAGAATACATAGCATTTCTTGATTCAGATGACAAAATATCTCCTAGCTTTTATTCACAAGCTGTAAAAGTTTTGAATCAGTATGAAAATGTTGGTTTTGTCGCTTCTTGGATTAAAGAGTTTGGTGATTCGCAAAAAGTTTGGGTTGCATGGAATACAGAATTTCCATACTTACTTTGTCATAACACTCTTGGTGTTTGTACTGTAGTCCGGAAGGGTGCTTACATAGCATCTGGGGGTATGAAGCCGTTATTAGCTGAAAATTTAGAAGATTATGAGTGTTGGATCAGCATTTGTGAACAAGGTTGGCTAGGTGTAGTAATTCCAGACCTTCACTATTTTTATCGCATTCGTTCAGATTCTCGATTGAGAAATAGTAATCGCGATCAACTACTTTATCTTTATGAAGTAATTGCTGCTTTACACCCAAATTTGTATCGTGAATATGGAGAAGAAATTTACCATCTATTAAATCAAAATGGTGCATCCTGGTTATGGGATAATCCTTCAATGAAAGTGGGAGGAGTTAATACAGATATGACAGGTATGGAAATATTGTCTCTAGTTGTCAATAAGTTGAAAAGGGTTTATGGTGATGGGGGTTTATCTTTAATATCAAACAGATTATTGAGAGTTACAAAATCATGGCTATTTAGCAAAATATCAGATCAGAAGTGA
- a CDS encoding glycosyltransferase family 4 protein: MSQKFLINFSFLLTKPTGTTTYALNLLPYLQQLQPTLLAAQSCTNYNCYPTPPEQTAEQGIKGHVRRLVWTQFQLPRIYTQIKTKLLFSPIPEAPLYSNCRYVVMFHDLIPLRFPKRFSPITPYYRYYVPQVLKQAQHIICNSQATARDMIEFYQVPANKITPIPLAHDRTHFRYLNLPTGNYFLYIGRQDTYKNLHRLIAAFAALPNNDYELWLAGPTDKRYTPLLQTQIEELGITHRVKFLNYVAYSELPTIINQAIALVFPSLWEGFGFPVLEAMACGTPVITSNLSSLPEVAGDAAILINPYNTAEITDAMQMVANDIKLRSQISTQGIIRANQFSWDKTGETTVDVLLRFL, translated from the coding sequence GTGTCTCAGAAATTCCTGATTAATTTTTCATTTCTACTCACTAAGCCTACAGGTACAACTACTTATGCACTGAACCTACTACCTTACTTGCAGCAGCTTCAGCCTACACTATTAGCGGCACAGTCCTGTACTAATTACAACTGCTATCCAACACCTCCTGAGCAAACAGCAGAACAAGGAATTAAAGGCCATGTTCGACGCTTAGTTTGGACTCAATTTCAACTACCGCGAATATATACACAGATCAAAACAAAGCTTTTATTTTCCCCAATTCCAGAAGCACCTTTATATAGCAATTGCCGTTATGTTGTCATGTTTCATGACTTAATACCGTTGCGTTTTCCCAAACGCTTCTCGCCTATCACACCCTACTATCGGTACTACGTTCCTCAAGTGCTGAAACAGGCGCAACACATCATCTGCAATTCTCAGGCTACAGCTAGGGACATGATCGAATTTTACCAAGTCCCAGCCAACAAAATTACCCCCATTCCCTTAGCACACGATCGCACTCACTTCCGCTATCTCAATTTACCAACTGGCAACTATTTTCTCTACATTGGTAGACAAGATACTTATAAAAATCTACATCGCCTCATCGCCGCCTTTGCTGCGCTACCCAATAACGACTATGAACTATGGCTAGCAGGCCCCACTGACAAGCGTTATACCCCGCTTCTACAAACACAGATTGAGGAACTGGGTATAACTCACCGAGTCAAGTTCCTCAATTATGTAGCGTATAGTGAATTACCTACCATTATTAATCAAGCGATCGCACTTGTCTTTCCTAGTCTGTGGGAAGGCTTTGGTTTCCCTGTATTAGAAGCAATGGCTTGCGGTACACCAGTCATCACTTCTAATCTCTCCTCACTTCCAGAAGTTGCTGGTGATGCAGCCATTTTAATTAATCCCTACAACACAGCAGAAATCACTGATGCAATGCAAATGGTAGCTAATGATATTAAATTGCGATCGCAGATTTCAACCCAAGGTATCATCAGAGCAAATCAATTTAGTTGGGACAAAACAGGAGAAACTACCGTTGACGTTTTATTACGCTTTTTGTAA